From the Lathyrus oleraceus cultivar Zhongwan6 chromosome 3, CAAS_Psat_ZW6_1.0, whole genome shotgun sequence genome, the window TTTGTTAAAACTCATCGGTTCAATACATAGTGGTCATGTAGACTAAGTTAAGTACATGAAAACCTATTTGTTAAAACTCATCGGTTCAATACATGGTGGTCATGTAGACAAAATTAAGTACATGAAGGCAAATGAAGTTTTAAAGAAGTCTTATGACAAAGGATTTTTGAGAGAATTGGATGTTGAAGAAGGTGAAGTGTGATTGCATTGTGATATTTAGAGTGTTATTTATTTGACAAACCCTTGGATGAAAAACTTAAATGATAATACTTCTTCCAAAGTGTTTCATTAAGATTTGACATCTATCATAGCGTTTTAACAATACGCTGCCGACAAATTAGCAAACAATAACTGCTACACTTTTCCTGTTTCCGATTTGTACTAATTTGTAAGCAAACATAGTTAAGAAAATGCAAATTCAATTGATACTTGAAGTCAAAAAGAATACAATTAGTGGAAAGAAAAGAACTGAATTAAACCAACAGTTAAATATACATAAGGTGAATATGGTGAGCCTTGCTTTCATCTGATTAGAATTTTGCTTAGCTTGTAATTGTTCAAACAATATCATTGATCAAACGCTTATGACGATGATAATGCTTTTCCATGAAAACTCTAGAAGCACCTTCAACAGTTCTACGCCATGTCTGCggaaaaaaaaaacacaaattaaGAATGTTTGAATGAAACAAAAAAATTAATAACATGAAAAAGTGTTTATTAGGGTCTCACTTTTTGAATAGTTCCCAAGATTGATGACTTGTTTCTGTTATCTCTAGCCCTAAGCTGCCGGAGCAACACCGACCTCCGGTTTACAGTTGGCGGCAACAGCGACCTCCTTTCAACAACGGCGGCGCCGGCTTTCGAAGGGCTCTGGCTCTCGCGTTGATTCTCCTTCATCTTCTTCCTGCGTTTGATAATACGCAGCTCTTTCTTCTCGTTGGTACCCACTTCAGCAAATTTTCGAAGTAGTTCATCGGAAGATTTCTTAGTTACTCGTTGAACCTTAGAATcggcggtggtggtggttgtgaCGGTGGTAGCAGTTGGAGAGATAGATATAGATGTAACAGTAGGGATGGTTTCCATTGCAAGAGAGTAAGCAAAATATtaattaatgaaaatgaaaaagtaAGCAAAATGTTAATAAGATTTTATGGTTTTATGAAGATAGATGGACCGTTGTATGTGAAATgattattattgaaatgaataATGGAAATATAGCCGTTGGGTTGGGATCTATCTAGTTGTAAAGAGCTTAATTATTAGAAGTTGTATTTGTTTTGGCTGCATTATTGGCCTTCTTTTCTTTATAGGCATGGCATGTGAATTTTCTGAGAGACTTTACAAGTAATAATAAGTGGACAAGACCTGCAATAACGTTCTCCTTCAATTCAGTGTTTCTTTCTGACACACTTTTTTCCCGCATTTTAATTAGGCAAAAAGACGTTAAATTAAATTTGTTTAAAATAAGTTGAGAGAttattttaaacattttttaGAATAATCTAAAAATATATATCTTGagaattttattttaaaaatttacAGTAACTCAAGAATTATTAAATTTATCTTCCACGCATGTAAAAGTTAGGTCCTGATTATGATTAAACACGAGCGCTTACGCATTAAGCATTCTTTTATTTTCCGTAGTAAAACTGCAAAATCAATCGAGCTACAATAGTGCCACCACTAATGGATGTTACCCCCACCCTTAGTTGTACATGTTAGTTATCATGGTCCTGTTGCGTCCACTTACCTCTCTAGCTTTCTTGCTTCAATAAACCACAGTAGAGTTGTCTAGAGACGTTACAATGACTATAATAATGCGTCACCAAAAATAGGTTTACTATTATTGTGAATATCCATCCTTCCATACAAGAATTACGTTTGTAGAAATCCGGGATAAGGTGGGTTAAAACACATATTATGCTGAGAATTAAAAACAAAACCTTGATTAATTCAAAATTGAAATGTTGTCACTATCTCAGGCAAACTTAATACACGGGTTTAAATACACAATTACTAGTATGTTACAATGAAAAGTAAATAGTGAAATACAAATTCAAGTCAATATTAGGTCTTAACTTACTAAGCTTGAAATAATAGGTTAGTACAAAAATAAATTACAGTTAAAAAACACAGCAGCCCTTGTCGACTTCAATATTCAATTTTCAGTTCGTTGCGTTATCTCCAAAGACGCTCAGTTGGCGGCACAATAAACAAACTTCCTGTAACCTGTATTTAATaataagagaaaagaaaaatgCTATTTATTGCCTTAGCTGGGATGTAAATGGAAGCCAGTTTGTTAAGAAAATCCTATTATCTGCCCTAGCAGGAGTGTAACACTATAGTCAAGAAAGCTACTATATTTCAGTAAAATTATAAACTTTATGACACAGCTTTATACATTTACTACAATAATAACATCATCACACCTCAAATATTTTACGAAACCTTTTACGTTTTGAACCCAATAAAATATCAAAATCATTTAAGAAAAATAGATTGTATTTGTATCTATTATAGAGAAGCCGCGGCATTTCTAACTAGTAAAATGTATAAGATCGGACATTTACCACAAAAACTTCATTCTGCGGTGTTATGGGCTGAACTGAGTTCCAAAACTGAGAGTATGACATTCAAGATCCCTCAGATTCAACTGCA encodes:
- the LOC127126232 gene encoding uncharacterized protein LOC127126232; the protein is METIPTVTSISISPTATTVTTTTTADSKVQRVTKKSSDELLRKFAEVGTNEKKELRIIKRRKKMKENQRESQSPSKAGAAVVERRSLLPPTVNRRSVLLRQLRARDNRNKSSILGTIQKTWRRTVEGASRVFMEKHYHRHKRLINDIV